CAGGTCAGAGCCGCCCGAGGCGTCGGTGGGCACGGCGGGCCCCAGCGCGCCCAGGGTGGTGCACGACACTGGCATGGAGGACGGTGACCCGGCAGCCAGGATGTTCAGGCCCCAGTCGCCGCCCAGGCTGAATTTCAGCGGCACGCCGCTGCCCGCCTTGATCACGTTCAGTTCGTTCATGCGCACGGGCTGGAAGAAGCCCTGCACCGCAAAGCGCACGGCCACGGTGAAGCTGGCCTGCGCCGAGTTGCCCGCATCGTCGGTGGCGGTGCAAGTGACGGTGGTGGTGCCCAGCGCAAAGGTGCTGCCGCTGGCCGGGGTGCAGACCACGCTCACGCTGCTGTCCACGGCGTCACTGGCAGCGGGCAGCGGGTAGCTGACCGGCATGCTGAACTGCCCTGGGGCCGGGGTCACGCTGACATTGGCCGGCGGGCTCAAGGTGGGCGGCGTGGTATCAGCCACCGTCACGGTGAAGCTACCGCTGGCACTCAGGCCGCCGCTGTCGGTCACCGTGCACATCACGGTCGTGGTGCCCAGGGCGAAGGTGCTGCCGCTGGCGGGGGTACACACCGGGGTCAGGGCGCCGTCCTCGGCGTCTGCGGCCCCAGCGCTGAAGGACACGGCGGCGCCGGCGGCCGAGGTGGCCTCGGCGCTCTGGTTGGCGGGCAATGTCAGGGTGGGCGGCGTGTTGGCTGGCACCTGAATGGTCACGCTGTAGGGCGCTGCCGACACGTTCGAGGCGTCACGGGCGGTAAAGGCCACCACGAAGGAGTTGCCCGCCTCATCGGCCTCTGGGGTCCAGGCGAGGTCGCAAGTGGTCGTGCCGCCCGCCGCCACGCAACCGCCGAAAGTGGCGCCGGGGGGCAGGCCCAGGTCGCTGACGGTCACGGGCGTGCCGTCGGGGTCGGTGGCCCGCACCTGAAAGCTCAGGGGCGTGCCCACGTTCACGGTGAAGACCTGTCCGTTACTGGGGAAGGGCGGGCTGGTGTTGAAGGCCGGTGGGTTGCCCGTGACCAGCCGGATCAGGAAATCCACGGGCGTGGTGGCGATCAGGGTCCCCGACGGCGAACCCAGGCGTTCCTCAATGGTCACCTGCGTGGCAAACACTGTGCCGGCCGCCGCGCTGATGGCGGGCACGCTGTAGAGCCCAGCCGGGCTGATGCTGCCTGGAAGGGCGCCACCGATGCCGGTTTCGGCCAGCACACTGGGCTGATTCGACAGCCGGAACACCAGCACATGGCCGTCAGGGTCGGCGGCGGGCACACTGAAGCTGCAGGGGGTTGCCACCACGCAGTCCACCACCGGTGGCAGGGTGGTGACCGGGTTGGCGGTGTTCCCCGCGAAGCTCACCACGCTGCGCACGCGGTAGTTGTCATTGGTGCCGGTGTTGGCGCCGTCCAGCCGGCAGCATGCCTGGAACAGGGCGGTGTAGGGGCCAGGGCCCGCATAGGTCTTGGTAAACCCGTTCTCGATGGTGCTGCCCGTCTGGGTAATGGCGCGGGCATACAGTAGGTCGCCCGCCGCATCCACGGCCGTGACCCGCCCGGTCATGCTGCCCGAGCGGAAGGTACCGTCCCCAAACGCAAAGGAGTTGCTGGTGCTAGCGTCCATGTCCACGTAATCGCCGACCGCAGGCAGGCCACCGGGGCCTGTGCAAGCCGCCGGTCCGCCAGCAGGCGTGCGGCAGTCATCCAGCAGATAAAAGCTGGCGCGAAAGCCCCCGCGCAGCTCAAAGCGCACCGTGTTGGGCCCGGTCACTGTGTACGACAGGTTCTGATAACGGTCATGCGACTGCGCCCGCAGGGCTGGCGCGGCGGCCAGTGGCGCGTCAGCGACAGCAGGCGGGCTTTGCGGCGCGCAGCCACTCAGGACCACGCTGAAGAGCAGTGCACACGCACTGAGTAAACGTCTCATGGCTCATCCTCCCCAGATGAAACCGGAACTCTTCTGCACCTGACTGGCTTCTACCTCCCCGCAGAAGTCAGTCAGGCCGCAGCGGGGGCAGCGCCCGTTGTTCTCTCAAGGCAGCGCAAGCGTGTTGCGGCACAGCACCCCAGCAGGCACTTGCCCAGCCCCGGAGCCTAGGGCCACAAGTGCCACCACAGATCGATCCTCATGAAGCGTAACACAAATTACGAAGTGAGGTTGTTCACAAAGCGGTGCGGGATGCAAGCTGCGGACAAAGGGCGAGCGCCGAGCCCAACCCCCGTCAAGCGCCCAAAGCCAATCGTCTCTCCCCCACCCCAATCTTTGCCTGCACCCCACCTCCCGCTTCCCGCCTCCTCAGTTCCCTACTGCCCACTCACCACTTCCATTCCCGTTTCATCCATCCGCACAATGTTCGCCAGCGTGTGAATGGGCACGCCCAGGTCCGCCAGCTTGGCGCGGCCGTGTTCAAATTGCTTTTCCACCACGCAGCCAATGCCCAGTAGCCCCGCGCCGCTCTGGGCAATCAGGGTGCTCAGGGCGCGCAGGGTGCCGCCCGAGGCCAGGAAGTCGTCGATGACGACCACCCGGTCCCCCGGGCCCAGGAACTCGCTGCTCACAAACAGGTCCACCACCCCGCCCTTGGTCCGGCTGACCGACTGGGCGGTGAAAATGGGTTCTTTCATGGTCACGGGCTTTTTCTTGCGGGCGTAGACCATGGGCACGCCCAGCGTCATCGCTGTGGCGATGGCCGGGGCAATGCCGCTGACCTCAATGGTCACGATCTTGGTAGGGGCCAGCGGGGCAAAGTGGCGGGCGAAGGTCTCGCCCATCTCGCGCGTCAGGTCGGGCAGCAGCTGGTGGTTCACCAGCCCGTCCACCTTCAGAATGCCGCCGGGCAAGATTTCACCCTGTTGCCGAATCGCCTCCACCAGTGCCTGCATAGGGGGCAGTGTACCGGGCAGCCAGAAGCGGGCCCTCCCGGCGTGGGAAGGGCCCGGCATGGGGGTGAGGGTGGAAAGGAGCGTTCAAGTCAGAGGCTGGCCCCAGACCCCGCCCCCACACTGCGCGCCGTGCTCAGCAGCGGGGGGTGCCCGCGTTCACGCTGCCGTCGCTGGGCGCGTACTGGAAACGGCGCACGATCACTTCGGTGTCCTGGCCATTGACGGGGGCCATGCCCCGGAAGAGCCACAGGTTCATGTGCACGGGCATCTCGATCTGGGCAATACGGGGGTTGGTCCAGCGCCCGGTGCCCGGGTCGTAGGTGGCGGGCCACACGAACTCGTTGCAGCCAATGCGGTTGGACAGCGCGGTGGTGTGCCCGCCGAAGGTTTCGTGAATCACGCGGTCGCGCAGGCGGGTGTAGCGGTGGGTGGTGTAGGTGCCCTGCAGTTGCAGCGGCAACACGCGCGAGGTCACGGGCTGGCCGCGCACGCTGGGGTAGGTGGTGTAGTTCAGCGGGAGCGCGCCGGCCTGCCCCCAGCGGGCCAGTTCGACGTCAATCTCAAAGAGGCCGTCCGGGTCCTGCCCGGCGGGCACGGTGTCGGGGGTGGGGTACTGGAAGAGGCCCAGCACCACGTTCTGGTCCAGCTGGTCCACGCGGCCGATCACCCGCCACTCGTAGGTGCCGTAGCCCAGGCGGCGACTGGTGAACAGTTCGGCGTTGGTCCACGCGCCTCCATCGCGGCGAATGGCGAGGTGCAGGTCGCCAGCAGGGTCCACCCAGACGTTGCGGCTCGACCAGTTGTTGGGCCCTGGGCCCATGCCCTGGCCTTCTTTGAGGGCCCAGGTGAACCCGCTGAAGTTCAGCGTGGTCGCCTGCGGCTGCAGGGCTTTCCCCACCTGCGCCATAGGCTGCGGCGCCTGCGTGCCACACGCGGTTAAACCCAGCACCAGTGTCAGTCTCAGCATAACGGAATTCATAGTGTCCTCCTGACGCCTCCACTGAACCACAAGTCAGCGGCGAAATGATGTAAAAAAGTTCCAATTGATTGCTTGAGATTGAAAATTTATATCATTGGTCAACTGCTCTGGGGCAAACTGCTTCGGAACAGGCTCGGCCAGTTGGCGCATGGCGGGGATCGGGCCGGGCGCCAAAAATGCAGGGGTGGCTGCCTTACCGGACCTTTCTCCTGCCGAGCAGCAGGCTTTCGTTCAGAAATACAGCCTGCAGGGTCCGCTGCGCCGATTGCCCAGCGCGGGTATCGTGAACCGGGTCTACCAGACGGCATGGCAGGGCCAGCCGGCCGTGCTGCGCGTGCCCCTGCGCGGCGACGATGAAGACACCCTGACCGAGAGCGTGGCCGCGCCTGCCGCCTTCCGGGCCGGCATCCGCACGCCCGAACTGCTGCGCTTTGACGAGGACCGGGACATCGTGGACGCTCCGGTGACGCTGTATGCCCTGGCCCCGGGCCGCAGTCTGGACACCCTGGGCTGGCGCCCCGGCGACCCCCGCCTGCGCCGCGCGTGGCAGGAAGCGGGGCGCGAACTGGCCCGGCTGCATGCGGCGGTGCGCACCGTGCCCGACCCGCTGGGCCGCCTGGAAGCCATTCACCCGCCCGACGTGGCGCGTGTTCAGGCGCAGGTGACGGAGACGGCCCGATTGGGGGCCGATGATGCCGAGTGGGCCGCTGCTCTCACGGCGCGCCTGCTGGCCGACCATCCGCCACTGGCCCGCCCGGTTTTTCTGCACAACGACCTGCATCCCGGCAACCTGATGGTGACCGGGGGCGGCGCACTGACGGCCCTGATTGACTGGGGCGACGCCGGCTGGGGCGACCCCGTGCTGGACCTGACGTACGGCGGCCCGCTGGCCGCCCCGGACCTGCGGCGCGGCTACGAGGAGGAAGCGCCGGGCGTGCTGGGCAGTGGCGCCGCGCTGCGCCTGCTGGCCTACCTGCTGCACGACGCCCTGCGCCGCCTGGCCCGCAATCCAAAAGCCCACGAGGCCGGGGCCTGTGGCACAGTCGCCCCGGCACCTCCTTGCTGCACCTGCTGCGCGTCAGTTCGCAGGTTCCCGAGTGGGCGGCAGTGCTGGGCGCGCCCGGCTGAGGTTTCATGCCCAGAGGCTCCATCCGCACCCCATCCGGCGCCCGTACACTGCCCCCATGCGCCGCGTTCTGACTGTGCTGCTGCTGGCTGCCGTGCTCTCCCCTGCCCAGGCGGCGCCCGTGGAGGTGCCCGGCACGGGGGTGCGCTTTACCGTTCCCCAGGGCTTCGTGAAGATGCCCCCGGACATCCTGAAGCTCAAATACGCGCGTGGGACGCCACCTGCGGCCGTGTATTCCACCCCGGGGCCGAGCTGGGCGGTGAACATCGCCTTTGCGGTGCGCCGCGTCGAGGTGCCGGGCGACATGACCGTCCTGAAAAGCCTGCTGGAACGCTCGGTGCAAGGCGTTCCTGGGTTCCGCTGGGACAGCCGGGGGATCAAGACGCTGGGCACCCGGTCCTGGGTGGTGCTGCGCTTCTGGGTGCAGGGCGCCGACGGCCCTATCTACAACGACCTGCGCGCCACCCCCGTGCCCGGCGGGCTGCTGATCGTGACCGCCAACGCGGCCAAATCGCAGTACCCCAAGTACGTCAAGGTGCTGGGCACTGCCCTGGACAGCCTGCGTTGAGGTGAAGTCACCCCCGGGGCCCCCCTCCCTCGGCGGCGGTGCAAGCTGTGCTCCTCGCTTCTCCTCGCTCTGCCCGGCTTGAACCGAGTCTGGCCCCAGCCTCCGGCTCAGTCCAGGTCGTTGATTTCCGGCTGAAAGCCCACCTGCCGGATGTAATCCAGGTATTGCGGGCCACTCAGGGCCTCGCGCCCGCCGCTGAGGGCCACGAACATCGCCTCCAGCACGTTGGTGGCAAAGTTGCGCTGGCCCATGCGCGGGGTGGTGGTGATCAGGCGGCGCACGCCCCGCGCCTTCATCCACTCGCGGTCGGCGGCCGTGATGGTCTGGGTGAGGATGGTCTTGCCCTGCAGGTTCTGCGGCGCGTAGCGCTTGGCGTAGTGGGTGTCGCCCGCAATCACGTCGGCCCAGGCGTAGTATTTGGTGCCCTTGCCTTCCACGCTCTGCTCCTGCTTGGCGCCTGTGGGGTAAAACCAGTCCTGGGGCAGCTTGGTGATCACCGGCAGCACCAGCCCCGCCACGCGGCGCAGCGACATGATGGAGCGCAGAGGCCGGTCCAGGTTCAGGCCGAACACGATGTCGCCGTACACCACGTCCGCCCCGTGCTCTGAGAGGGCCTCGGCCATGCCAAAGCGGTCCACCGCCGAGACCATCAGCACCTTCTGGGTGCGCCACTGCAGTAGGCCATCCAGCTGGGCAATCGCGTCGCGCTCCAGGGTGTTTTTCAGGCCACTGCCGTCCAGCACGGGGGTCTGCCGGGCATTCGCCACCAGTTTGCGCACGTTGGCAAACACGTACTTCTTGCCGCCCGCAATCACGTACAGGTCCGCGCCGCCCAGCCCAAAGGCGTCTACCCGGCCGTCCAGGGCGCGGAACAGGGCCGCCATTTTCGCTGCGTCGCCGTCGGTGCCAAGGCGCTCGATCACGAAGGGCTGGCCCAGCACGGTCACGGTTTCGCGGGCGTTGCGGGTGCTGTTGCCCAGGCTGATGCTGACCACGTGTTTGTGCCCAGCGGGGGCGGGCTGCCAGCCCTGCAGTGGATCGGTCATGGGGGGCATTCTAAGGACGTCGCACCTCACGTGGCGACTGTTCAGGAGAGTGCCGCAAAGTCTCCACTCCCGGTGCAACGTCCTCTTGTCGATACTCGCTTCGCTCGGTTGATCTAGTGATCAACTTCGAGCGACTTATAAGGCTTCCGAAGGGAGAGGGAAAAGTACGGATTTCCGGAAATGAGCGGAATCCGTATTAGGCCAGCGGCTGCACGCGCCCGCTGCGTGCCGAGGCGTACAGGGCGTCC
The window above is part of the Deinococcus aquaedulcis genome. Proteins encoded here:
- a CDS encoding glycoside hydrolase family 16 protein, translating into MLRLTLVLGLTACGTQAPQPMAQVGKALQPQATTLNFSGFTWALKEGQGMGPGPNNWSSRNVWVDPAGDLHLAIRRDGGAWTNAELFTSRRLGYGTYEWRVIGRVDQLDQNVVLGLFQYPTPDTVPAGQDPDGLFEIDVELARWGQAGALPLNYTTYPSVRGQPVTSRVLPLQLQGTYTTHRYTRLRDRVIHETFGGHTTALSNRIGCNEFVWPATYDPGTGRWTNPRIAQIEMPVHMNLWLFRGMAPVNGQDTEVIVRRFQYAPSDGSVNAGTPRC
- a CDS encoding PxKF domain-containing protein; the encoded protein is MRRLLSACALLFSVVLSGCAPQSPPAVADAPLAAAPALRAQSHDRYQNLSYTVTGPNTVRFELRGGFRASFYLLDDCRTPAGGPAACTGPGGLPAVGDYVDMDASTSNSFAFGDGTFRSGSMTGRVTAVDAAGDLLYARAITQTGSTIENGFTKTYAGPGPYTALFQACCRLDGANTGTNDNYRVRSVVSFAGNTANPVTTLPPVVDCVVATPCSFSVPAADPDGHVLVFRLSNQPSVLAETGIGGALPGSISPAGLYSVPAISAAAGTVFATQVTIEERLGSPSGTLIATTPVDFLIRLVTGNPPAFNTSPPFPSNGQVFTVNVGTPLSFQVRATDPDGTPVTVSDLGLPPGATFGGCVAAGGTTTCDLAWTPEADEAGNSFVVAFTARDASNVSAAPYSVTIQVPANTPPTLTLPANQSAEATSAAGAAVSFSAGAADAEDGALTPVCTPASGSTFALGTTTVMCTVTDSGGLSASGSFTVTVADTTPPTLSPPANVSVTPAPGQFSMPVSYPLPAASDAVDSSVSVVCTPASGSTFALGTTTVTCTATDDAGNSAQASFTVAVRFAVQGFFQPVRMNELNVIKAGSGVPLKFSLGGDWGLNILAAGSPSSMPVSCTTLGALGPAVPTDASGGSDLHYDGQYGYVWKTEKAWADTCRTVRVTLLDGTALEASFRLR
- a CDS encoding quinate 5-dehydrogenase, with the protein product MTDPLQGWQPAPAGHKHVVSISLGNSTRNARETVTVLGQPFVIERLGTDGDAAKMAALFRALDGRVDAFGLGGADLYVIAGGKKYVFANVRKLVANARQTPVLDGSGLKNTLERDAIAQLDGLLQWRTQKVLMVSAVDRFGMAEALSEHGADVVYGDIVFGLNLDRPLRSIMSLRRVAGLVLPVITKLPQDWFYPTGAKQEQSVEGKGTKYYAWADVIAGDTHYAKRYAPQNLQGKTILTQTITAADREWMKARGVRRLITTTPRMGQRNFATNVLEAMFVALSGGREALSGPQYLDYIRQVGFQPEINDLD
- the xpt gene encoding xanthine phosphoribosyltransferase encodes the protein MQALVEAIRQQGEILPGGILKVDGLVNHQLLPDLTREMGETFARHFAPLAPTKIVTIEVSGIAPAIATAMTLGVPMVYARKKKPVTMKEPIFTAQSVSRTKGGVVDLFVSSEFLGPGDRVVVIDDFLASGGTLRALSTLIAQSGAGLLGIGCVVEKQFEHGRAKLADLGVPIHTLANIVRMDETGMEVVSGQ